One window of Pleurodeles waltl isolate 20211129_DDA chromosome 3_1, aPleWal1.hap1.20221129, whole genome shotgun sequence genomic DNA carries:
- the LOC138285187 gene encoding sushi, von Willebrand factor type A, EGF and pentraxin domain-containing protein 1-like — translation MQLPLLTVLVLARVLADEEYTGFSDTYWAGTTPICLGQCRGLDRELRRDRCGDGSCCLFGYKVFCRVNCGQPESDFNSVVHGSDWWVGSVVRYECRPGFLLLGDAVSTCLADGHWSPKPSCLRICLSGRLEMNERDFGMGCTSNCTNKSYVGDPLGEGCLRIDRCVTAESDWTRWFVQCKVCKCDCYAPCVSVG, via the exons ATGCAGTTGCCCCTCCTCACGGTGCTCGTCCTGGCCCGAGTTCTGGCTGATGAGGAATACacgg GATTCTCTGACACCTACTGGGCTGGGACAACCCCCATCTGTTTGGGCCAATGCCGAGGTCTTGATCGTGAGCTGCGGAGGGACCGGTGCGGGGATGGAAGCTGCTGCTTATTTGGATATAAGGTTTTTTGCAGAG TGAATTGTGGCCAACCGGAGTCTGACTTTAACTCAGTTGTACATGGCAGTGACTGGTGGGTTGGCTCTGTGGTGAGGTACGAGTGCCGACCGGGCTTCCTGTTGCTAGGGGATGCTGTCAGTACCTGTCTGGCTGATGGACACTGGTCTCCCAAACCCTCCTGTCTGA GAATCTGTCTAAGTGGGCGGCTGGAAATGAATGAGCGTGATTTTGGAATGGGCTGCACCTCTAACTGCACCAACAAGTCCTATGTTGGAGACCCCCTAGGTGAGGGATGTCTGCGGATTGACAGATGTGTGACTGCTGAGTCAGACTGGACCAGATGGTTTGTGCAGTGCAAGGTCTGCAAATGTGACTGCTACGCCCCCTGTG TTTCTGTGGGATAA